The Equus quagga isolate Etosha38 chromosome 2, UCLA_HA_Equagga_1.0, whole genome shotgun sequence genome has a window encoding:
- the LOC124233650 gene encoding ubiquitin-like protein 7 isoform X2 produces MSLSDWHLAVKLADQPLAPKSILRLPETELGEYSLGSYSISFLKQLIAGKLQESVPDPELIDLIYCGRKLKDDQTLDFYGIQPGSTVHVLRKSWPEPDQKPEPVDKVAALREFRVLHTALHSSSSYREAVFKMLSNKESLDQIIVATPGLSSDPIALGVLQDKDLFSVFADPNMLDTLVPTHPALVNAIVLVLHSVAGSTPLPGADSSSRSMPSSSYRDMPGGFLFEGLSDDEDDFHPSARSTPSSSTPSSRPASLGYSGAAGPRPITQSELATALALASTPESSSHTPTPGTQGHSSGTSPMSSGVQSGTPITNDLFSQALQHALQASGQPSLQSQWQPQLQQLRDMGIQDDELSLRALQATGGDIQAALELIFAGGAP; encoded by the exons ATGTCTCTCTCAGATTGGCACCTAGCGGTGAAGCTGGCTGACCAGCCACTTGCCCCAAAGTCTATTCTTCGGTTgccagagacagagctgggagagtACTCACTGGGGAGCTACAGTATTTCATTTCTGAAGCAGCTCATTGCTGGCAAACTCCAGGAGTCTGTTCCAGACCCTGAGCTGATTG ATCTGATCTACTGTGGCCGGAAGCTAAAAGATGACCAGACCCTTGACTTCTACGGCATTCAACCTGGGTCCACAGTGCATGTTCTGCGCAAGTCCTGGCCTGAGCCTGATCAGAAACCAG AACCTGTGGACAAAGTGGCTGCCCTGAGGGAGTTCCGGGTGCTGCATACTGCCCTGCACAGCAGCTCCTCCTACAGGGAGGCG GTCTTTAAGATGCTCAGCAACAAGGAATCTTTGGATCAGATCATTGTGGCCACCCCAGGCCTCAGCAGCGATCCCATTGCTCTTG GGGTTCTCCAGGATAAGGACCTTTTCTCTGTCTTCGCTGATCCCAACATGCTTGATAC GTTGGTGCCTACTCACCCAGCCCTGGTCAATGCCATCGTCCTGGTTCTGCACTCAGTGGCAGGCAGCACCCCGCTGCCAGGGGCTGACTCCTCTTCCCGGAGCATGCCCTCCAGCTCATACCGGGATATGCCAG gtggCTTCCTCTTTGAAGGGCTCTCTGATGATGAGGACGACTTTCACCCT agtgccaggtccacgccctcTAGCAGCACACCCAGCTCCcgcccagcctccctgggctaCAGTGGAGCTGCTGGACCCCGGCCCATCACCCAGAGTGAGCTGGCCACCGCCTTGGCCCTGGCCAGCACTCCGGAGAGCAGCTCTCACACGCCAACCCCTGGCACCCAG GGCCATTCCTCAGGGACCTCGCCCATGTCGTCTGGTGTCCAGTCAGGGACGCCCATCACCAATGATCTCTTCAGCCAAGCCCTGCAGCATGCCCTGCAGGCCTCTGGGCAGCCCAGCCTTCAG AGCCAGTGGCAGCCCCAGCTGCAGCAGCTGCGTGACATGGGCATCCAGGACGATGAGCTGAGCCTTCGGGCCCTGCAGGCCACTGGCGGAGACATCCAAGCAGCCCTGGAGCTCATCTTTGCTGGAGGAGCCCCGTGA
- the LOC124233650 gene encoding ubiquitin-like protein 7 isoform X1 — MQRGASGFRREDRRRKRERERERMSLSDWHLAVKLADQPLAPKSILRLPETELGEYSLGSYSISFLKQLIAGKLQESVPDPELIDLIYCGRKLKDDQTLDFYGIQPGSTVHVLRKSWPEPDQKPEPVDKVAALREFRVLHTALHSSSSYREAVFKMLSNKESLDQIIVATPGLSSDPIALGVLQDKDLFSVFADPNMLDTLVPTHPALVNAIVLVLHSVAGSTPLPGADSSSRSMPSSSYRDMPGGFLFEGLSDDEDDFHPSARSTPSSSTPSSRPASLGYSGAAGPRPITQSELATALALASTPESSSHTPTPGTQGHSSGTSPMSSGVQSGTPITNDLFSQALQHALQASGQPSLQSQWQPQLQQLRDMGIQDDELSLRALQATGGDIQAALELIFAGGAP; from the exons ATGCAGCGCGGAGCTTCCGGTTTCCGGCGAGAGGACCGGA ggagaaagagagagcgcGAAAGAGAGAGGATGTCTCTCTCAGATTGGCACCTAGCGGTGAAGCTGGCTGACCAGCCACTTGCCCCAAAGTCTATTCTTCGGTTgccagagacagagctgggagagtACTCACTGGGGAGCTACAGTATTTCATTTCTGAAGCAGCTCATTGCTGGCAAACTCCAGGAGTCTGTTCCAGACCCTGAGCTGATTG ATCTGATCTACTGTGGCCGGAAGCTAAAAGATGACCAGACCCTTGACTTCTACGGCATTCAACCTGGGTCCACAGTGCATGTTCTGCGCAAGTCCTGGCCTGAGCCTGATCAGAAACCAG AACCTGTGGACAAAGTGGCTGCCCTGAGGGAGTTCCGGGTGCTGCATACTGCCCTGCACAGCAGCTCCTCCTACAGGGAGGCG GTCTTTAAGATGCTCAGCAACAAGGAATCTTTGGATCAGATCATTGTGGCCACCCCAGGCCTCAGCAGCGATCCCATTGCTCTTG GGGTTCTCCAGGATAAGGACCTTTTCTCTGTCTTCGCTGATCCCAACATGCTTGATAC GTTGGTGCCTACTCACCCAGCCCTGGTCAATGCCATCGTCCTGGTTCTGCACTCAGTGGCAGGCAGCACCCCGCTGCCAGGGGCTGACTCCTCTTCCCGGAGCATGCCCTCCAGCTCATACCGGGATATGCCAG gtggCTTCCTCTTTGAAGGGCTCTCTGATGATGAGGACGACTTTCACCCT agtgccaggtccacgccctcTAGCAGCACACCCAGCTCCcgcccagcctccctgggctaCAGTGGAGCTGCTGGACCCCGGCCCATCACCCAGAGTGAGCTGGCCACCGCCTTGGCCCTGGCCAGCACTCCGGAGAGCAGCTCTCACACGCCAACCCCTGGCACCCAG GGCCATTCCTCAGGGACCTCGCCCATGTCGTCTGGTGTCCAGTCAGGGACGCCCATCACCAATGATCTCTTCAGCCAAGCCCTGCAGCATGCCCTGCAGGCCTCTGGGCAGCCCAGCCTTCAG AGCCAGTGGCAGCCCCAGCTGCAGCAGCTGCGTGACATGGGCATCCAGGACGATGAGCTGAGCCTTCGGGCCCTGCAGGCCACTGGCGGAGACATCCAAGCAGCCCTGGAGCTCATCTTTGCTGGAGGAGCCCCGTGA